In Aedes albopictus strain Foshan chromosome 3, AalbF5, whole genome shotgun sequence, the following are encoded in one genomic region:
- the LOC134291483 gene encoding uncharacterized protein LOC134291483, translating to MSYYNINANALDEEELNYELCIRGCSVDGSLDTRRRTLRKVLREVEVPEVRESVHSFEDEFDVVPVKLQQIEKQVQTGVESGSWSRLVHLHKRLRRYGTFSQDQLNRKSALLDAVTRMAMAYFNVDLNEISQDVPLMTLVPVGLALVAAGANQVREDTGASQSQPGPTNWEMPNPQRLGAVPKKQATGESLILFSPEPQEELRGIPRRQTFPAMSGYNPGGFDEPLQPVKASLEGTPERNQSPQGAIGFGIGVLGTPQYRTSVQMQINRPSPIPKMCGQPIGESSGVNRLAQFGHDEQVKSYGMVGAEVNQDRALEHCQHRTRDSAHASPVWPQLSCLEGSPHRISVDNRPPSVPRVVTHNVNPNETRMNDNEYVHKSEIEGYIRNYLNQIYRRAPSGPAVNSPIIPSLLDQFANLQVHERNASQMQETNLLPPMNRVSSLSLDPPLQLTRGRPELQEPVRVQIPMINERMPNMSTRPVSRAPLVDETFQNPRSFSPSANPNNPYRTRLPHQTCNIIEKWPKFSGDSNPVPVVDFLRQLEILSRSYQITNRELRMHAHLLFKDDAYVWFTAYDSKMDTWETLLTYLKMRYDNPNRDRYIKEEMRNRKQRPNELFSAYLTDLEAMSQRMIRKMSDEEKFDIIVENMKLSYKRRLALEPVYSIEHLAQLCYKFDALEGNLYNPRTPSKPNLLNQLDFEDEMPDDSTECEEADLLAIQRSKNWKPVGKSQLTVKETAEQAAEMSLCWNCRKNGHLWRDCEQRKQIFCHICGNAETTAYQCPQKHNLRPKNE from the coding sequence ATGTCGTATTACAATATTAACGCGAATGCTCTCGATGAAGAAGAACTGAATTACGAGTTGTGTATTCGTGGTTGTTCGGTCGACGGGTCGTTAGATACTCGACGTAGAACTTTGCGGAAAGTGTTGCGAGAAGTTGAAGTGCCCGAAGTGCGTGAATCCGTGCATTCTTTTGAAGATGAGTTTGATGTGGTACCCGTAAAGCTTCAGCAGATTGAGAAACAGGTTCAGACAGGAGTTGAGTCCGGAAGCTGGTCACGTTTGGTGCATTTGCATAAAAGACTTCGCCGTTATGGAACGTTTAGTCAGGATCAACTCAACCGGAAGTCCGCTCTGCTGGATGCTGTCACACGAATGGCTATGGCATACTTCAATGTCGATCTGAACGAAATCAGTCAGGATGTGCCCTTGATGACGTTGGTTCCGGTAGGATTGGCCTTAGTAGCTGCTGGTGCAAACCAGGTGCGGGAGGATACTGGAGCTTCGCAGTCACAGCCCGGCCCAACGAACTGGGAGATGCCAAACCCACAACGACTTGGCGCAGTCCCAAAGAAGCAAGCGACGGGTGAGAGTTTAATCCTGTTTTCGCCGGAGCCGCAAGAGGAGTTGAGGGGCATCCCTCGACGTCAAACATTCCCGGCAATGAGTGGATACAATCCTGGAGGTTTCGATGAGCCACTGCAACCTGTGAAGGCGTCGTTGGAAGGTACTCCCGAGAGGAATCAATCACCGCAGGGAGCGATCGGCTTTGGGATTGGTGTTTTGGGCACTCCACAGTATCGGACGTCCGTGCAGATGCAGATCAATCGCCCATCTCCGATTCCCAAGATGTGTGGTCAGCCGATTGGTGAAAGTAGTGGTGTAAATCGTCTAGCTCAGTTTGGACACGACGAACAGGTGAAATCGTATGGAATGGTTGGAGCTGAAGTCAATCAAGATCGAGCACTCGAACATTGTCAGCATAGAACCAGAGATTCCGCCCACGCTTCTCCGGTTTGGCCGCAGCTGTCGTGTCTAGAAGGATCGCCGCACAGGATCAGCGTCGACAACAGACCTCCGTCGGTACCTAGGGTGGTGACTCATAACGTAAATCCGAATGAAACAAGAATGAATGATAATGAGTACGTACATAAGTCCGAAATAGAAGGCTACATCCGTAATTACCTGAATCAGATATACCGTAGAGCTCCTAGTGGCCCTGCTGTCAACTCTCCGATAATTCCGAGTCTTTTGGATCAGTTTGCTAATTTGCAGGTTCACGAACGAAATGCTTCTCAGATGCAGGAAACGAATTTGCTTCCGCCGATGAATCGCGTTTCAAGTTTGAGCCTAGACCCTCCGTTGCAGCTGACTAGAGGTCGACCGGAATTGCAGGAACCTGTACGAGTACAAATACCGATGATTAACGAGAGGATGCCCAATATGTCGACTAGACCAGTCTCTAGAGCACCGTTAGTTGATGAAACGTTTCAGAATCCCAGATCGTTTTCACCTTCGGCAAATCCCAACAACCCCTATCGTACGAGACTCCCACATCAGACGTGTAACATCATCGAAAAATGGCCAAAATTTTCGGGAGATTCGAATCCTGTACCTGTGGTTGATTTTCTGCGTCAATTGGAGATTTTGAGCCGCTCGTATCAGATCACGAACAGGGAGCTGCGTATGCATGCGCATCTGCTGTTTAAGGACGACGCGTATGTATGGTTTACGGCGTATGACAGCAAAATGGATACGTGGGAAACGCTCTTGACCTATCTCAAAATGCGTTACGATAACCCAAACAGGGATCGCTACATAAAGGAAGAAATGCGGAATCGGAAACAACGGCCAAATGAATTGTTTAGTGCCTATTTGACGGACCTAGAAGCTATGTCTCAACGAATGATAAGGAAAATGTCCGATGAAGAGAAGTTCGATATCATTGTTGAGAACATGAAGCTGTCGTATAAGAGGAGGTTAGCCTTAGAACCAGTTTACTCAATTGAGCATCTGGCACAATTGTGCTACAAGTTTGATGCTCTTGAGGGAAACTTATACAATCCTCGTACACCCAGCAAACCAAACCTGCTGAATCAACTGGATTTTGAAGACGAAATGCCTGATGATTCGACTGAGTGTGAAGAAGCCGATTTGTTGGCCATTCAGCGTTCGAAAAATTGGAAGCCTGTTGGAAAATCGCAGCTGACGGTCAAGGAAACGGCAGAGCAAGCCGCTGAAATGAGTTTGTGTTGGAATTGTCGTAAGAATGGACATCTTTGGCGAGATTGTGAACagcgaaagcaaattttctgtcACATTTGCGGAAATGCTGAGACGACTGCATACCAGTGTCCACAGAAGCACAATTTGCGTCCAAAAAACGAATAG